In one window of Ferriphaselus amnicola DNA:
- a CDS encoding cyanophycin synthetase yields MEQRQIEILKITPLRGPNMWTYRPVLEALVDIGALEDSPSNTIPGFYERLSAWLPSLIEHRCSYGERGGFLRRVEEGTWPGHILEHVTLELQNLAGMPGGFGKAREVSKRGVYKVVVRAWQEDVTRASLYAARDLVMAAIEDRPFDVAATVAELRDLAERKLLGPSTNSIVDAADDRDIPAIRLNDGNLVQLGYGAKQRRIWTAETDRTSAIAETISCDKPLTKSLLQACGVPVPEGQIVESAAEAWEAAQDIGLPVVVKPSDGNHGRAVFTNLTTQSEVETAFAVAQEEGSEVLVESFIPGDEHRLLVVGGKLVAAAKGEAAWVTGDGKSSIQGLIDSQLNSDPRRGYDEEQPLNPVRIDSAARLELERQGYADDSIPAEGVKVLIQRNGNVAFDITDRVHPENAKVAELAARVVGLDIAGIDLVAEDISRPLSEQNGAIVEVNAGPGLLMHLKPATGSPRPVGQAIVDSLFATGENGRIPIVGVTGSGANTLVARLLARLMHLAGQRVGLACRDGLYHDRRRVEAGDRTGWTSARKLLMSASIDAAVFENDLRVMATEGLAYDRCQVAVVTGIAPDAALPEAWIETPEQVFNVLRTQVDVVLEDGVAVLNAADARVADMAELCDGEVILFGLDSASAVLAAQREQGKRAVFMRDGKIILATGAAEEDIKGLVVPPALLEQPEAMLAATAAAWALGMTAKLIAAGIESFGLD; encoded by the coding sequence ATGGAACAAAGACAAATCGAAATTCTCAAGATTACCCCGCTGCGCGGTCCGAACATGTGGACTTACCGTCCGGTGCTCGAAGCACTGGTCGATATCGGGGCCCTCGAAGACTCACCCTCCAATACTATTCCCGGATTTTACGAACGGCTGTCCGCTTGGCTTCCCTCTCTGATCGAGCATCGTTGCAGCTACGGTGAGCGCGGCGGCTTCCTGCGTCGGGTGGAGGAAGGCACTTGGCCCGGTCACATTCTGGAGCATGTCACTCTCGAATTGCAGAATCTGGCTGGGATGCCCGGTGGATTCGGCAAGGCGCGCGAAGTATCCAAGCGCGGTGTCTATAAAGTGGTGGTGCGCGCTTGGCAAGAAGACGTGACTCGGGCCAGCCTGTATGCCGCCCGCGATCTGGTGATGGCCGCCATCGAGGATCGCCCGTTCGATGTGGCTGCCACAGTGGCTGAATTGCGTGATCTGGCCGAGCGCAAATTGCTGGGGCCGAGCACGAACAGCATCGTGGATGCCGCCGATGATCGCGATATTCCCGCCATCCGCCTCAATGACGGCAATTTGGTGCAACTTGGCTATGGCGCGAAGCAGCGCCGCATCTGGACAGCCGAGACCGACCGTACCAGCGCTATCGCCGAAACGATCTCGTGTGACAAGCCACTGACCAAATCCCTGCTGCAAGCCTGCGGCGTTCCTGTGCCCGAAGGCCAGATCGTTGAATCTGCCGCTGAAGCGTGGGAAGCCGCACAGGACATCGGTCTGCCCGTGGTGGTGAAGCCTTCCGATGGCAATCACGGTCGCGCAGTCTTTACCAATCTGACCACGCAGAGCGAAGTCGAGACGGCGTTCGCCGTGGCGCAGGAAGAAGGTAGTGAGGTGTTGGTCGAGAGTTTCATTCCCGGTGATGAGCATCGTCTGCTGGTGGTGGGCGGAAAACTGGTGGCAGCAGCCAAGGGCGAAGCCGCTTGGGTGACTGGCGATGGCAAATCGAGTATACAAGGCTTGATCGATAGCCAACTCAACAGCGACCCGCGCCGTGGCTACGATGAGGAGCAGCCGCTCAATCCGGTGCGTATCGACTCCGCTGCTCGCTTGGAGCTGGAGCGTCAGGGTTACGCTGACGACAGCATCCCTGCCGAAGGCGTGAAGGTGCTGATCCAGCGTAACGGCAACGTCGCCTTCGACATCACTGATCGCGTGCATCCCGAAAATGCCAAGGTGGCCGAGTTGGCTGCCCGCGTGGTCGGACTGGACATCGCCGGTATCGACTTGGTGGCTGAGGATATTTCCCGCCCATTGTCTGAGCAGAATGGGGCCATCGTTGAAGTCAACGCCGGCCCTGGGCTATTGATGCATTTGAAACCAGCGACTGGCTCGCCGCGTCCGGTCGGTCAGGCCATCGTGGATAGCTTGTTCGCAACGGGCGAGAATGGTCGCATCCCGATTGTCGGCGTGACGGGTAGCGGAGCTAATACGCTGGTTGCTCGATTGCTGGCGCGCTTGATGCACTTGGCGGGTCAGCGCGTCGGTCTGGCTTGCCGTGACGGTCTGTACCATGATCGTCGGCGAGTCGAAGCGGGCGACCGTACCGGCTGGACATCCGCGCGCAAATTACTGATGAGCGCATCCATCGATGCCGCCGTGTTCGAGAACGACTTACGTGTGATGGCGACCGAAGGTCTGGCCTACGACCGCTGTCAAGTGGCCGTGGTCACAGGTATTGCGCCGGATGCCGCGCTGCCGGAGGCTTGGATCGAGACACCAGAACAGGTTTTCAACGTGCTGCGTACGCAAGTCGATGTGGTGCTGGAGGACGGTGTCGCCGTGCTGAATGCCGCTGATGCGCGAGTCGCTGACATGGCCGAGCTGTGTGACGGCGAGGTGATCTTGTTCGGTCTGGATAGTGCGTCGGCAGTGCTGGCCGCCCAGCGTGAACAGGGTAAACGAGCCGTGTTCATGCGCGACGGCAAGATCATTTTGGCGACAGGCGCAGCGGAAGAGGATATCAAGGGCTTGGTCGTTCCTCCCGCCTTGCTGGAGCAGCCGGAAGCCATGCTGGCCGCCACCGCTGCTGCTTGGGCGCTGGGTATGACGGCGAAGCTGATCGCTGCCGGTATCGAATCATTCGGGTTGGACTGA
- a CDS encoding cyanophycin metabolism-associated ABC transporter, translating into MDKNPSTLPLPEHWRTAVQSQLATGESVRGWLELDLDSRLHFARTLLVLTGQRLLSKEADGDWQSWKLANELSLQNFDYAGVGTLELLDRHARLVYWRYTLEHDPAVRDFITSFGHQQAGTQAVEESTVCPNCGETIPAGINACPDCTPEEDSGRNGWALLRLARFARPYRGRLILGFLLTLTATAATLVPPYLTMPLMDEVLIPYQNGHPIDFQKAWFYLGGLLAAGLVAWSLGWARTYLLALVSESIGADLRTTTYNHLLRLSLEYFGGKRTGDLVARIGSETDRINVFLSLHLLDFATDVLMIVMTAAILFSINPWLALVTLLPLPFIAWLIHKVRDKLRHGFEKTDRIWAEITNVLTDTIPGVRVVKAFAQEDREVARFSDANQRNLAVNNRVNRVWSLFSPSVTLLTEIGLLIVWAFGIWQVSHNEITVGVLAAFLAYISRFYTRLDSMSRIVSVTQKAAAGAKRIFDILDHVSSVPDAAHPVHLEQVRGQIELRRVGFRYGNRAVTKDVSLVIQPGEMIGLVGHSGSGKSTLVNLMCRFYDVSAGAILLDGVDIRSLSVDEYRSNIGLVLQEPFLFFGTIADNIAYGKPNASRAEIIAAARAAHAHEFILRLPHGYDSLVGERGQSLSGGERQRISIARALLINPRILILDEATSSVDTTTEREIQGALDNLIQGRTTIAIAHRLSTLRKANRLVVMDRGVIVEVGDHDELMAREGHYYRLYQAQMRNVDTEDMLERKPDA; encoded by the coding sequence ATGGATAAAAATCCGTCCACCCTCCCGCTACCGGAACACTGGCGCACCGCCGTTCAGTCCCAACTGGCGACTGGCGAATCAGTGCGCGGCTGGCTGGAGCTCGATCTGGACAGCCGCTTGCACTTCGCTCGCACCCTGCTGGTATTGACTGGACAGCGTCTGCTCAGCAAAGAAGCCGATGGAGACTGGCAAAGCTGGAAACTTGCTAACGAACTGTCGCTACAAAATTTCGACTACGCCGGCGTTGGTACGCTGGAACTGCTGGATCGCCACGCACGTCTGGTCTATTGGCGTTACACACTGGAACACGACCCAGCGGTACGCGATTTCATCACTAGCTTCGGGCACCAGCAAGCGGGCACCCAAGCCGTGGAAGAATCCACCGTCTGTCCGAACTGCGGCGAAACCATCCCCGCCGGAATCAATGCCTGCCCCGACTGCACCCCCGAGGAAGACAGCGGACGCAACGGCTGGGCGCTGTTACGGCTGGCGCGGTTCGCCCGCCCCTATCGCGGAAGACTGATACTCGGCTTCTTGCTCACACTGACCGCCACCGCTGCCACGCTGGTGCCGCCCTACCTGACCATGCCGCTGATGGATGAAGTGCTGATCCCCTATCAGAACGGTCATCCCATCGACTTCCAGAAGGCATGGTTCTATCTGGGCGGCCTGCTCGCTGCTGGACTAGTGGCTTGGAGTCTAGGCTGGGCGCGCACCTATCTGCTGGCGCTGGTGTCGGAAAGTATCGGTGCCGACTTGCGCACCACCACCTACAACCATCTGTTGCGCCTGTCGCTGGAATATTTCGGCGGAAAACGCACCGGCGATCTGGTCGCACGCATCGGTTCGGAGACCGACCGCATCAACGTATTCCTGTCGCTGCACCTGCTCGATTTCGCCACCGATGTGCTGATGATCGTGATGACGGCGGCCATCCTGTTCTCAATCAATCCTTGGTTGGCGCTTGTCACGCTGCTGCCCCTGCCCTTCATCGCTTGGCTGATCCATAAAGTGCGCGACAAATTACGCCATGGCTTCGAGAAGACCGACCGCATCTGGGCCGAGATCACCAACGTGCTGACCGACACCATCCCCGGCGTGCGCGTGGTCAAGGCTTTCGCGCAGGAAGACCGCGAGGTCGCCCGTTTCAGCGATGCCAACCAGCGCAATCTAGCAGTGAACAATCGAGTGAACCGCGTCTGGTCGCTGTTCTCTCCCAGCGTCACCCTGCTCACCGAGATCGGCCTACTCATCGTATGGGCGTTCGGCATCTGGCAGGTCTCGCACAACGAGATCACCGTCGGCGTACTGGCCGCCTTCCTCGCCTACATCAGCCGTTTCTACACCCGCTTGGATTCGATGAGCCGCATCGTTTCGGTGACGCAAAAAGCCGCTGCTGGCGCTAAACGCATCTTCGACATCCTCGACCACGTTTCCAGCGTGCCTGATGCCGCCCACCCCGTGCATCTTGAACAAGTTCGCGGTCAGATCGAACTGCGCCGCGTCGGTTTCCGCTACGGCAACCGCGCCGTCACCAAGGATGTGAGCCTAGTGATCCAGCCCGGCGAAATGATCGGCTTGGTCGGCCACAGCGGCTCGGGGAAAAGCACGCTGGTCAACCTGATGTGCCGCTTCTATGACGTTTCCGCAGGTGCCATCCTGCTTGACGGCGTGGACATCCGCTCGCTCTCAGTAGATGAATACCGCAGCAACATCGGCCTAGTGTTGCAGGAACCATTCCTGTTCTTCGGCACCATCGCCGACAACATCGCCTACGGCAAGCCGAACGCCTCCCGCGCAGAGATCATCGCCGCCGCCCGCGCCGCCCATGCCCACGAATTCATCTTGCGCCTGCCACACGGTTATGATTCTCTGGTCGGCGAACGCGGCCAGAGCTTGTCCGGTGGTGAGCGCCAACGCATCTCCATCGCCCGAGCCCTGCTCATCAACCCGCGCATCCTGATCCTAGACGAGGCTACGTCGTCGGTGGACACCACCACAGAACGCGAGATCCAGGGCGCACTCGATAATCTGATTCAGGGGCGCACCACGATCGCCATCGCCCACCGCCTGTCCACCTTGCGAAAAGCCAACCGGCTGGTAGTAATGGATCGAGGCGTGATCGTCGAAGTCGGCGACCACGACGAGTTGATGGCACGCGAAGGCCATTACTACCGCCTGTACCAAGCGCAGATGCGCAACGTGGACACCGAAGACATGCTTGAGAGGAAGCCCGATGCCTGA
- a CDS encoding cyanophycin metabolism-associated DUF1854 family protein, protein MPDFSLTRDAYGKLELTDAEGVKHAGIMPVRAFPIADPEHGIALMSVDGHELAWIEHLSDQPADTRALLEEELAGREFMPTITALRDVSSFSTPTIWKVDTDRGSASFTLKSEDSIRRLNHNTLLIADSHSIHYLIRDTQSLDKHSRKLLDRFL, encoded by the coding sequence ATGCCTGATTTCAGCCTGACCCGCGATGCCTACGGCAAGCTGGAATTGACCGATGCCGAGGGCGTGAAACACGCTGGCATCATGCCAGTACGCGCCTTCCCCATCGCCGACCCCGAGCACGGCATCGCGCTGATGAGCGTAGATGGTCACGAGCTGGCATGGATAGAGCATCTCAGCGACCAGCCCGCCGACACGCGCGCCTTACTGGAAGAGGAGCTTGCTGGCCGTGAATTCATGCCGACCATCACCGCCCTGCGAGATGTCTCCAGCTTCTCCACGCCCACCATCTGGAAGGTGGACACGGATCGCGGATCGGCCAGTTTCACGCTGAAGAGCGAAGACAGCATCCGCCGCCTGAACCACAACACCTTGCTGATCGCCGACAGTCACAGCATTCACTACCTCATCCGCGACACGCAATCGTTGGACAAGCACAGCCGCAAGCTACTGGATAGATTCCTCTGA
- the mqo gene encoding malate dehydrogenase (quinone) has protein sequence MSVTHVDVLLVGGGVMSATLGTLLAQLAPELKMVMVERLDQVAHESTDGWSNAGTGHAGYCELNYTPQAADGSVEVKRALAINADFEVTLQFLSYLVERGLLPPPATFINRVPHLSFVWGEEDVTFLRKRYEAMRRHAQFSDMQFSDDPDVLRQWMPLVMAQRDVSQPVAATRVEYGSDIDFGALTRGMVETLKRQPNFNLLLEHSVRSLEQDKHGHWHVHVHDRASNKSKTFVSRFVFLGAGGGALPLLQKSGIPESKGYGGFPVSGQWLICNDPEIVQQHHAKVYGKAPLGAPPMSVPHLDTRIINGQRALLFGPYAGFTTKFLKQGSYLDLLKSVSPFNLKPMMSAGWSNVDLTRYLIGEALQSPKQRNKALRNIYPQAHVRDWSLANAGKRVQVIKGYDKGVGKLEFGTEVVVAQDGTLATLLGASPGASIAPPAMIQIIERCFADKLKADEWQQRLREMMPSYGVSLTEEPELLAKVRGRNLRVLGLG, from the coding sequence ATGTCAGTCACTCATGTTGATGTACTGCTGGTAGGTGGCGGTGTGATGAGCGCGACGCTGGGTACGTTGTTGGCGCAACTCGCACCTGAGTTGAAGATGGTGATGGTCGAGCGTCTCGATCAGGTCGCCCATGAAAGTACCGATGGCTGGAGTAATGCAGGAACCGGCCATGCGGGTTATTGCGAGCTGAACTACACACCGCAGGCAGCGGATGGCTCGGTCGAGGTCAAGCGGGCATTGGCGATCAACGCTGATTTTGAGGTGACGCTGCAATTCCTGAGTTACCTAGTAGAGCGCGGTCTGTTGCCGCCACCCGCTACGTTCATCAACCGAGTGCCGCATCTGAGTTTTGTCTGGGGTGAGGAGGATGTGACTTTCTTGCGTAAACGCTACGAGGCGATGCGCAGACACGCACAGTTTTCCGACATGCAGTTCAGCGATGATCCCGACGTGTTGCGTCAGTGGATGCCTTTGGTGATGGCGCAGCGTGATGTCTCCCAGCCTGTCGCTGCTACTCGGGTCGAATATGGTTCGGACATCGACTTTGGTGCGTTGACACGCGGCATGGTGGAGACGCTGAAGCGGCAACCGAACTTCAATCTTCTGCTCGAACATTCGGTGCGCTCGCTCGAACAGGATAAGCATGGCCACTGGCACGTCCATGTGCATGATCGCGCGAGTAATAAGAGCAAGACCTTCGTCAGCCGTTTCGTCTTTCTCGGCGCGGGCGGTGGTGCGTTGCCGCTGTTGCAAAAATCGGGCATCCCTGAGAGCAAGGGCTATGGTGGCTTTCCTGTCAGTGGGCAATGGCTGATTTGTAACGACCCCGAGATCGTTCAGCAGCATCACGCCAAGGTATATGGCAAGGCTCCACTCGGAGCGCCGCCGATGTCGGTGCCGCATCTGGATACGCGCATCATCAACGGCCAGCGGGCACTACTGTTCGGCCCCTACGCGGGGTTTACCACCAAATTCCTGAAGCAGGGCTCGTACCTGGATCTGCTGAAATCAGTCAGTCCGTTCAATCTTAAGCCGATGATGTCGGCGGGCTGGAGTAACGTCGATCTCACTCGCTATCTCATCGGAGAGGCGCTTCAGTCGCCTAAGCAACGCAACAAGGCCTTGCGCAACATCTATCCGCAAGCGCATGTGCGCGATTGGTCGCTGGCCAACGCAGGTAAGCGGGTGCAAGTTATCAAGGGCTATGACAAGGGTGTGGGCAAGTTGGAATTCGGTACGGAAGTCGTTGTCGCGCAAGATGGCACACTAGCGACTTTGCTGGGAGCATCTCCGGGTGCATCTATCGCACCGCCAGCGATGATCCAGATCATCGAACGTTGTTTCGCGGATAAGCTGAAGGCGGATGAGTGGCAACAGCGGCTGCGGGAGATGATGCCAAGTTACGGCGTCTCTTTGACGGAGGAGCCGGAGTTGCTAGCTAAGGTACGAGGTCGAAATCTGCGGGTGCTCGGCTTGGGTTAA
- a CDS encoding peptidase U32 family protein, whose product MPESSSFLELLAPAKTAAIGREAILHGADAVYIGGPSFGARDKAGNPMEDIAELVAYAHRFHARIFVTLNTILHENELETARKLAWDCYEAGVDALIVQDMGLLELDLPPIDLHASTQCDIRTPEKAKFLADVGFSQLVLARELTLQEIAKVRAAVPADTIIEHFIHGALCVAYSGQCYISHAHTGRSANRGDCSQACRLPYTLQDAQGRVVAYEKHLLSVKDNNQSDNLRALIDAGVRSFKIEGRYKDASYVKNITGHYRRLLDEILEDRPELHAASSGKTRLFFTPDPDKTFHRGATEYFSNGRKADIGAFDAPSFVGLPLGTVSKLGPDWFEIETDEVMANGDGLNYLVKRETHGIRANSVKHLGRFWRVWPNEKMFELEGLRVGLEINRNSDQAWEQALIKKSAERKIGVSAVFEETAQGYALTLQDEDGIRVTVAAEFDKQPAKHADEAEDRLREQLARFGSTDFELMAASVIWAQPWFVPSSLLNQLRREAVEKLDAERLAAHVRVIRKAAVEPPARYPEESLSYLANVNNSAAQAFYTKHGVKLIAAAYEQHEEAGEVSLMITRHCIRYSLSLCPKQAKGVVGVQGHVRAEPMVLLNGSEKLTLKFDCRACEMHVMGKMKKQVLKSITASVVPITLYPRRDRAHHSEKLGK is encoded by the coding sequence ATGCCAGAGTCATCTTCCTTTCTTGAGTTGCTCGCCCCCGCTAAGACCGCTGCCATCGGTCGGGAAGCGATCTTGCATGGCGCAGATGCGGTGTATATCGGCGGGCCGTCGTTCGGTGCGCGTGACAAGGCGGGCAATCCGATGGAGGACATCGCAGAGCTTGTGGCCTACGCGCACCGCTTCCATGCGCGGATATTCGTCACGCTCAACACCATCCTGCATGAGAACGAGTTGGAGACGGCGCGCAAGCTGGCGTGGGATTGCTACGAGGCCGGAGTGGATGCGCTGATCGTGCAGGATATGGGCTTGCTCGAGCTTGACCTGCCGCCCATCGATTTGCACGCTTCGACCCAGTGCGACATCCGCACGCCGGAGAAGGCGAAGTTCCTTGCCGATGTCGGTTTCTCGCAACTGGTGCTGGCGCGCGAACTAACTCTTCAGGAGATCGCCAAGGTGCGTGCCGCCGTGCCTGCCGATACCATCATCGAACACTTCATCCACGGCGCGCTGTGCGTGGCCTACTCCGGCCAGTGCTACATCAGCCACGCCCACACCGGACGCAGCGCAAATCGTGGCGACTGTTCGCAGGCCTGCCGTCTGCCCTACACCTTGCAAGACGCGCAAGGGCGTGTGGTCGCTTACGAGAAGCATCTGTTGTCGGTCAAGGACAACAACCAGAGCGACAATCTGCGTGCGTTGATAGACGCGGGCGTGCGCAGTTTCAAGATCGAAGGCCGCTACAAGGACGCGTCCTACGTCAAGAACATCACCGGCCATTACCGTCGTCTGCTGGACGAGATCCTCGAAGACCGTCCAGAGCTGCACGCAGCCTCCAGCGGCAAGACTCGCTTGTTCTTTACTCCCGATCCCGACAAGACCTTCCATCGTGGCGCGACCGAATATTTTTCCAATGGTCGCAAAGCTGACATCGGCGCGTTTGACGCGCCCAGCTTCGTCGGTCTGCCCTTGGGCACGGTGAGCAAGCTCGGCCCAGACTGGTTCGAGATTGAAACTGACGAGGTGATGGCCAACGGCGACGGCCTCAATTATCTTGTTAAGCGCGAAACCCACGGTATCCGCGCCAACAGCGTGAAGCATTTGGGGCGTTTCTGGCGTGTATGGCCGAACGAGAAGATGTTCGAGCTGGAAGGCTTGCGTGTCGGTTTGGAGATCAATCGCAACAGCGATCAAGCTTGGGAGCAGGCTCTGATCAAAAAATCCGCTGAACGCAAGATAGGCGTGAGTGCGGTGTTTGAGGAAACTGCACAAGGTTATGCGTTGACCTTGCAGGATGAGGATGGCATCCGCGTGACTGTGGCGGCAGAGTTTGACAAGCAGCCGGCCAAGCACGCTGACGAAGCCGAGGATAGGTTGCGTGAGCAGTTGGCTCGCTTCGGTAGCACCGACTTTGAACTGATGGCAGCCTCCGTCATTTGGGCGCAGCCGTGGTTCGTGCCTAGCTCACTGCTCAATCAATTGCGCCGTGAGGCCGTCGAGAAGTTGGACGCTGAGCGCCTCGCAGCTCATGTCCGTGTGATCCGCAAAGCCGCAGTCGAGCCTCCGGCGCGGTATCCGGAGGAGTCGCTGTCTTACCTCGCCAACGTTAACAACTCCGCCGCGCAAGCCTTTTACACCAAGCACGGTGTCAAGCTGATTGCCGCCGCTTATGAGCAACACGAGGAGGCGGGCGAAGTCTCGCTGATGATCACCCGCCACTGCATACGCTACTCGTTGAGTCTGTGTCCGAAACAGGCCAAGGGCGTGGTCGGCGTGCAGGGGCACGTGCGCGCCGAGCCTATGGTGTTGCTCAACGGCAGCGAGAAGCTGACGCTCAAATTCGATTGCCGCGCCTGCGAGATGCACGTGATGGGCAAGATGAAGAAACAGGTGTTGAAATCTATCACCGCTTCGGTGGTGCCGATCACGTTGTATCCGCGCCGTGATCGTGCCCATCACTCTGAGAAATTGGGTAAATAG
- a CDS encoding YihY family inner membrane protein has protein sequence MQSLIHRRFHDFRQFSRLLAQRFVQDRCNQIAASLTFTTLLSLVPLIAIALTLFSAFPVFSDFSSSIKQFVLSNLMPETGGKLITRYMEQFAESATRLTAIGVLFLGAAAMLLMHTIEDAFNVIWRVSRPRGLTQRVLIYWAVITLGPLLVGGSLSATSWLVSLSSGYAKQVPLFGVGVLKVVPILLTTLAFYLLFLVVPNRHVSKRHALIGGVVSSVAFETMSRIFAIYISHFPTYKLVYGTFASIPIFLLWVYFSWLTTLVGALITATLPHWRSKVAGPLTPATELYYALRVLRIMDEGLRTGTVQSMPSLSGHLHVSFERLELILDKLVKIGVVRKLAANGWIMIRDAEHIRASELYAKFVYTVPKLYASDEDAAILAWMARMAELSAAQADVTLKELFAEMPRDEEKE, from the coding sequence ATGCAATCTCTGATCCATAGACGCTTCCACGATTTTCGCCAGTTCTCGCGACTGCTTGCCCAGCGCTTTGTGCAGGATCGTTGTAACCAGATCGCGGCCAGCCTGACGTTCACCACGCTGCTGTCGCTGGTGCCGCTGATTGCCATCGCGCTGACCCTGTTCTCGGCGTTTCCCGTATTCTCCGATTTCTCGTCGTCGATCAAACAGTTCGTGCTGTCCAATCTGATGCCGGAGACCGGTGGCAAGCTGATCACGCGCTACATGGAGCAGTTCGCCGAGAGCGCGACACGGCTGACTGCCATCGGTGTGCTGTTCCTCGGTGCGGCGGCGATGCTACTGATGCACACCATCGAGGATGCCTTCAACGTCATCTGGCGAGTGTCGCGCCCGCGAGGGTTGACCCAGCGCGTGCTGATCTATTGGGCGGTGATCACGCTGGGTCCGTTGCTCGTGGGCGGCAGTCTGTCAGCGACATCTTGGTTGGTCAGCCTGTCGTCAGGCTATGCCAAGCAAGTGCCGCTATTCGGTGTGGGTGTGCTCAAAGTGGTGCCGATACTGCTGACCACGCTGGCTTTCTACTTGCTGTTCTTGGTCGTGCCTAACCGTCATGTGAGCAAACGACACGCGCTTATCGGTGGGGTCGTGTCGTCGGTGGCATTTGAGACCATGAGCCGTATCTTTGCCATCTACATCTCGCATTTTCCAACGTACAAACTGGTCTATGGTACGTTTGCCAGCATCCCGATCTTTCTGCTGTGGGTCTATTTTTCTTGGCTGACCACGCTGGTCGGGGCGTTGATTACAGCTACGCTACCGCACTGGCGCAGCAAGGTCGCTGGGCCGCTCACGCCAGCCACGGAGTTGTACTATGCTTTGCGGGTGCTACGCATCATGGACGAAGGACTGCGTACGGGGACAGTGCAGTCCATGCCCAGTCTGAGCGGTCACTTGCATGTCAGTTTCGAGAGGCTGGAGCTGATCCTTGATAAGCTGGTCAAGATCGGTGTGGTTCGTAAACTCGCCGCCAATGGATGGATAATGATCCGCGATGCGGAACATATCCGAGCAAGCGAACTCTATGCCAAGTTCGTGTACACCGTGCCCAAGCTGTATGCCTCCGATGAGGATGCAGCTATTCTGGCCTGGATGGCGCGTATGGCGGAGTTGTCGGCCGCGCAGGCCGATGTTACTTTGAAAGAATTGTTTGCCGAAATGCCCAGAGATGAGGAGAAGGAATGA
- the wrbA gene encoding NAD(P)H:quinone oxidoreductase, which produces MIPDNEAKEILVLYYSQHGATRQMAQLIARGVEQAGLTARLRTVPPVSATCEATAPAIPDSGAPYATHADLEECIGIAVGSPTRFGNMTAAMKYFWDGTSPLWMKHALAGKPAALFTSTGTLHGGQEATLLTMMVPLLHHGMVLVGLPYSEPELTSTQSGGTPYGASHHAGVAGELPISEHERKLCIALGKRLALTARRLNA; this is translated from the coding sequence ATGATACCTGACAACGAAGCCAAAGAAATCTTGGTGCTGTACTACAGCCAGCACGGTGCCACTCGCCAGATGGCTCAACTGATCGCACGCGGCGTAGAACAGGCCGGTTTAACCGCTCGGTTGCGCACCGTTCCGCCGGTCTCCGCCACTTGCGAAGCCACCGCTCCGGCTATTCCCGACAGCGGCGCGCCCTACGCCACCCATGCCGATTTGGAAGAGTGCATCGGCATCGCCGTGGGCAGCCCCACTCGCTTCGGCAACATGACGGCCGCGATGAAGTATTTCTGGGACGGCACCAGCCCGCTCTGGATGAAGCATGCACTGGCGGGCAAACCCGCCGCCCTGTTCACCTCCACCGGCACGCTGCACGGCGGACAGGAAGCCACGCTGCTGACCATGATGGTGCCGCTGCTGCATCACGGCATGGTGCTGGTCGGCCTGCCCTACTCCGAACCCGAACTCACCAGCACCCAAAGCGGCGGCACACCTTACGGTGCCAGCCACCACGCAGGCGTAGCGGGCGAACTGCCGATCTCGGAACACGAACGCAAACTGTGTATCGCGCTAGGCAAACGTCTAGCCCTCACTGCAAGGAGACTCAACGCATGA
- a CDS encoding HugZ family pyridoxamine 5'-phosphate oxidase yields MSNAREARQLLRAHRYGALSTLSKKFDGHPFGSITPYMVDHDGSLLILISTLAEHTKNIAADPRVSLISHNQRSPHIQTQGRITLLGNAEIVADREAAGQRYLRYFPEAQTYFAMHDFSFYRIAPLSLRYIGGFGHIHWIKAENYQVESYPLIEQETDILAHMNADHADSLRRYCQHVHQCEAQTVEMVGIDCDGFDVRADGDVYRFDFPEPVLDAQQARAALVAMSRAE; encoded by the coding sequence ATGAGCAACGCCCGTGAAGCCCGCCAACTGCTACGCGCCCATCGTTACGGCGCGCTCTCCACCCTGTCCAAAAAGTTCGACGGCCATCCCTTCGGCTCGATCACGCCCTACATGGTGGACCACGACGGCAGCCTGCTCATCCTCATCAGCACCCTCGCCGAACACACCAAGAACATTGCCGCCGACCCGCGCGTCAGCCTCATCAGCCACAACCAGCGTAGCCCGCACATCCAGACGCAGGGCCGCATCACCCTGCTGGGCAACGCCGAGATCGTGGCCGACCGCGAAGCCGCCGGACAGCGCTATCTGCGCTACTTCCCCGAAGCGCAGACCTACTTCGCGATGCACGATTTCTCGTTCTACCGCATCGCCCCGCTGTCTCTACGCTACATCGGCGGCTTCGGCCACATCCACTGGATCAAAGCAGAAAACTACCAAGTTGAAAGCTACCCGCTGATCGAGCAAGAAACTGACATCCTCGCCCACATGAACGCCGACCACGCCGACTCGCTGCGCCGCTACTGCCAGCACGTCCACCAATGCGAAGCCCAGACCGTAGAGATGGTCGGCATCGACTGCGACGGCTTCGACGTGCGCGCCGACGGCGACGTGTATCGCTTCGACTTCCCCGAACCCGTGTTGGATGCGCAACAGGCACGGGCGGCACTGGTAGCGATGAGCCGAGCCGAATAA